Proteins encoded in a region of the Poecilia reticulata strain Guanapo linkage group LG14, Guppy_female_1.0+MT, whole genome shotgun sequence genome:
- the tmem45b gene encoding transmembrane protein 45B, with protein sequence MANFGGHAIPGTFFLLYGFWLTVKHVLQHYWRTSQPRGRQAMPPFLRRMEYVEGGFKIFASFVGTMVEQFVVDGPHARLYDRENSSWVKLMNWQHSTMYLFFGISGIVLIASVRTKRVPVGADRLALSLALFVEGFLFLYHVHGREPLDAHVHTLLLYAVFAGSASTMLEVFIRNNILLELFRADMFILQGSWFYQVGVVLYPLNGDKWDLKQHDNMMFVTMCFCWHLALSLILVSFTASIVWLTTTRFSAKGRDVEIGMRNTSSKTSSQKALLEESDEE encoded by the exons ATGGCCAACTTTGGAGGACACGCTATACCAGGCACTTTTTTCCTGTTGTATGGCTTCTGGCTAACAGTGAAGCATGTCCTGCAACATTACTGGAGGACGAGCCAACCCAGAGGAAGACAGGCCATGCCTCCTTTCTTAAGGAGGATGGAATACGTTGAAGGAGGATTCAAAATCTTTGCATCATTTGTCG GTACGATGGTGGAGCAGTTTGTTGTGGACGGTCCACACGCCCGCCTCTATGATCGGGAGAACTCCTCATGGGTCAAGCTGATGAACTGGCAGCACAGCACCATGTATTTGTTCTTTGGGATCTCAGGAATAGTGCTGATTGCCAGCGTAAGAACCAAACGGGTGCCGGTTGGTGCCGACCGCCTTGCTCTCTCTTTGGCTCTTTTTGTTGAag GATTTCTCTTCTTGTACCATGTGCACGGCCGGGAGCCCCTGGATGCTCACGTCCACACCCTGCTGCTGTATGCCGTCTTCGCCGGATCGGCCAGCACCATGCTGGAGGTCTTCATAAGAAACAACATTCTTCTGGAGCTTTTCAGGGCAGACATGTTCATCCTGCAGGGCTCTTGGTTCTACCAG GTTGGAGTTGTTCTTTACCCCTTAAATGGAGACAAGTGGGACCTGAAGCAACATGACAACATGATGTTCGTCACGATGTGCTTCTGCTGGCATTTGGCGTTATCTCTAATTTTGGTCTCTTTCACCGCCTCCATAGTTTGGTT AACCACAACAAGATTCTCAGCAAAAGGACGGGATGTAGAGATCGGAATGCGAAACACTTCCTCTAAAACCAGCTCTCAGAAAGCTTTACTTGAAGAGTCGGATGAAGAGTAA
- the gng8 gene encoding guanine nucleotide-binding protein G(I)/G(S)/G(O) subunit gamma-8 yields MSNNMAKIADARKTVEQLKLEVNIERMMISKAAAELMSYCESHAKEDPLVTPVASSENPFREKKLFCVIL; encoded by the exons ATGTCTAACAACATGGCCAAGATTGCAGACGCAAGAAAGACggtggagcagctgaagctgGAGGTCAACATAGAGAGGATGATG ATatccaaagcagcagcagagctgatgTCCTACTGTGAATCTCACGCTAAAGAAGACCCTCTGGTGACTCCTGTCGCTTCATCGGAGAACCCCTTCAGAGAGAAGAAGCTATTCTGTGTCATACTCTAA